The following proteins are encoded in a genomic region of Deltaproteobacteria bacterium:
- a CDS encoding HNH nuclease family protein, with translation MKESSRKAPGADYRERSLRIHGLVCARCGREFNGTNRHLLTVHHRDGNHHNNPADGSNWENLCVYCHEDEHSRGLLGEYYAETDHRHETSLVYRDDAQSGDSDPPEGTLAGQLKRVLERRGKK, from the coding sequence ATGAAGGAAAGCAGCCGGAAAGCCCCGGGAGCGGATTACCGCGAACGGTCTCTGCGTATCCACGGTTTGGTCTGTGCCCGATGCGGAAGGGAATTTAACGGGACAAACCGGCATCTCCTCACGGTTCATCACAGGGACGGAAATCATCACAACAATCCCGCCGACGGCAGCAACTGGGAAAACCTCTGCGTTTACTGTCACGAAGACGAGCACAGCCGGGGGTTGCTGGGCGAATACTATGCGGAGACGGATCATCGCCATGAGACGTCGCTTGTTTACCGTGATGATGCGCAGTCGGGGGATTCGGACCCTCCTGAGGGCACGCTGGCGGGACAATTGAAGCGGGTCCTGGAAAGGAGGGGCAAAAAATAG
- a CDS encoding DUF948 domain-containing protein: MLEISFIILSIAFLLLAGSLVAIFVQFWKILDHLRPTIDQLNLRLPSILRNLEDVAENIKDVSSQVHFQVLHLTRLVGQVQTWIGAVSVIEEKLKAGMFPQVLGRLRNTRALWKGARVFVRTLVSGDDKTAGS; encoded by the coding sequence ATGCTGGAAATCAGCTTTATCATTCTGAGTATAGCTTTTCTCCTGCTGGCCGGGTCCCTGGTGGCTATCTTCGTCCAGTTTTGGAAAATCCTCGATCATCTGCGGCCGACGATTGACCAGTTGAATCTGCGTCTGCCCAGTATTCTCCGGAATTTGGAAGACGTTGCGGAAAACATCAAGGACGTTTCTTCCCAGGTTCATTTCCAGGTACTCCACCTGACGCGCCTGGTCGGCCAAGTCCAGACGTGGATCGGAGCCGTTTCCGTGATTGAAGAGAAGTTGAAGGCGGGGATGTTTCCACAGGTTCTGGGGCGACTCCGGAACACGAGGGCCCTCTGGAAGGGGGCGCGTGTTTTCGTCCGGACCCTGGTTTCCGGGGATGATAAAACGGCCGGTTCATAA
- a CDS encoding YtxH domain-containing protein: MAEKNSDFLRGVIIGGVIGAVIGILFAPKSGRKTRKDIVRKTDEIVKKAKDEYEGALEKSKVVYESAIRKAKEIQLMAREKVEDVEDVVSDLAEKGRETLQENKTRLKKALDAGIGAFKEESDKTGA, from the coding sequence ATGGCGGAAAAAAACAGTGATTTTCTGAGAGGGGTTATAATTGGAGGGGTGATCGGCGCGGTGATCGGTATCCTGTTTGCGCCGAAAAGCGGTAGGAAAACCCGGAAAGATATTGTTCGTAAGACCGACGAAATCGTCAAGAAAGCCAAGGACGAGTATGAAGGTGCCCTGGAAAAAAGTAAGGTGGTTTATGAGTCGGCGATCAGGAAGGCGAAGGAAATTCAACTGATGGCCAGAGAAAAGGTCGAAGATGTGGAAGACGTCGTGAGCGATCTGGCCGAAAAGGGAAGAGAGACCCTTCAGGAAAATAAAACACGGTTGAAGAAAGCGCTTGATGCGGGCATTGGGGCCTTCAAGGAAGAAAGTGATAAAACGGGAGCATAA
- a CDS encoding xanthine dehydrogenase, with translation MGDIYEEILKVKNRGECAALATVISVDGSTPREQGAKMLIRQDGTIEGTIGGGLMEKMAREEAEKVIENGIPKMVHFDLTGREKDAMICGGVATVFIEAIVPKASVYIMGAGHIGYHLARMAKMVDFRVVVCDNRPEYANRERFPEVDDLHTDDYEQIFPKLPVSASSYIVIVTHGHAHDQMALEWALETQARYIGMIGSRKKTRQVLDNLIEKGVSAEDIEKRVHSPIGLNINAETPAEIAVSIIAEMIQVSYSDGPPVKHTCCSG, from the coding sequence ATGGGTGATATCTACGAGGAGATTCTGAAAGTTAAAAACAGGGGAGAATGCGCTGCCCTGGCCACGGTCATTTCGGTAGACGGATCAACACCCCGGGAGCAAGGGGCAAAAATGCTGATCCGCCAGGACGGGACCATTGAGGGGACGATCGGCGGTGGTCTGATGGAAAAAATGGCCCGGGAAGAAGCGGAAAAAGTCATCGAGAACGGCATTCCCAAAATGGTCCACTTCGATTTGACGGGGCGTGAAAAAGACGCCATGATCTGCGGTGGTGTCGCGACGGTTTTTATCGAGGCCATCGTGCCGAAAGCGTCCGTTTATATCATGGGGGCAGGACATATTGGATATCATTTGGCCCGGATGGCCAAGATGGTCGATTTCCGGGTCGTGGTCTGCGACAACCGTCCCGAATACGCAAACCGGGAACGTTTCCCGGAAGTGGACGACCTTCACACGGATGATTATGAACAAATTTTTCCGAAACTTCCGGTAAGTGCTTCTTCCTACATCGTCATTGTCACACACGGCCATGCCCATGACCAGATGGCTCTGGAATGGGCATTGGAGACCCAGGCCCGCTATATCGGCATGATAGGCAGCCGGAAAAAAACCCGTCAGGTTCTGGACAACCTGATTGAAAAAGGCGTTTCCGCGGAGGATATCGAAAAACGTGTTCACTCACCCATCGGCTTGAACATCAACGCCGAAACGCCCGCGGAAATCGCTGTCAGCATCATCGCCGAAATGATCCAGGTCAGCTACAGTGACGGCCCTCCCGTCAAGCACACCTGTTGTTCCGGCTAA
- a CDS encoding MoxR family ATPase, which yields MLKSIDEVQSAMEQAKYVCERPLATSIYLAQALGKPLLLEGEAGVGKTEVAKVIAQILGTKLIRLQCYDGLDSSHALYEWNYPKQILAIKIAQGHGETAGTKDEDIEKTIFSEKFLLTRPLLEAITSDSHVPVVLLIDEIDRSDEEFEAFLLEVLSDFQITIPEIGTIKAKVLPYVIVTSNGTRELHDALKRRCLYHWIDYPSFEKELSIMLKKVPEVQHGLAQQVCALMQKIRTMDLLKSPGIAETLDWAQALVALNKELLDEETIEQTMGCIMKYREDMEKFRQLFKATTGACGGSSPVNLD from the coding sequence ATGCTAAAATCAATCGATGAAGTTCAAAGCGCCATGGAACAGGCCAAATATGTCTGCGAGAGGCCCCTCGCCACATCCATATACCTTGCCCAGGCCCTGGGAAAACCCCTGCTCCTGGAAGGCGAAGCGGGCGTCGGGAAAACGGAGGTGGCAAAAGTGATCGCTCAGATCCTCGGCACCAAGCTCATCCGTCTTCAGTGCTACGACGGCCTTGATTCGAGTCATGCCCTTTATGAATGGAATTATCCCAAGCAGATCCTGGCGATCAAAATCGCCCAGGGCCATGGTGAAACGGCGGGGACAAAGGACGAGGATATCGAAAAGACCATTTTCAGCGAAAAATTTCTCCTGACGCGTCCCCTTCTGGAAGCGATCACCTCCGATTCCCACGTGCCGGTCGTGCTGTTGATCGACGAAATCGACCGGTCCGACGAAGAATTTGAAGCCTTTCTGCTGGAAGTGCTGTCGGATTTTCAGATCACCATTCCGGAAATCGGAACCATCAAGGCAAAGGTTCTCCCCTATGTGATTGTCACGTCCAACGGCACCCGGGAACTTCATGACGCCTTGAAACGGCGCTGCCTTTACCACTGGATCGATTACCCGTCATTCGAAAAAGAACTGAGTATCATGCTGAAAAAGGTGCCGGAGGTGCAGCACGGCCTGGCACAGCAAGTATGCGCCCTCATGCAGAAAATCCGGACCATGGACCTTCTGAAATCACCTGGTATCGCTGAAACCCTCGACTGGGCCCAAGCCTTGGTCGCACTCAACAAGGAGCTCCTTGACGAGGAAACGATTGAGCAAACCATGGGCTGTATCATGAAATACCGGGAGGACATGGAAAAATTCAGGCAACTGTTCAAGGCCACCACGGGAGCCTGCGGCGGCAGCTCTCCCGTCAACCTCGATTAA
- a CDS encoding VWA domain-containing protein — MNGKETRASGKRGCQNSALFFQHFINFCRKLKKEGIKLTMRQEIDALRALNYIEVLNFNDFYVTLRTNLVSYHDDMSVFDRIFYSFWDFSEKEQTDERPDGQERTAQEEASANFEKKLKEEIPLGDSAHNGADEDLEESEEPTYSPAERLKSKDFSDFGDEDLEMIKKAIAIITQRMKVRESRRKRASRKKDFFDLRRTLRKNLRFGGDIIDLAWKTRRISRTHIVLLCDVSGSMERYSRFLIQFLYGLQQRTQGKVETFVFSTRLTRISHILHRMNFEKALVKISQTVVDWSGGTKIGESLKIFNRKYSPSVIDRKTIVMIISDGWDRGDEITLQEEMARLRQNAYHLIWLNPLLGGALYEPSCKGMVTALPYVDQFLPINNLNSLIDLGKTLYRIS, encoded by the coding sequence ATGAACGGAAAGGAAACGCGTGCCTCGGGAAAAAGAGGCTGCCAGAACAGTGCCCTTTTCTTCCAGCACTTCATCAATTTCTGTAGAAAATTGAAAAAAGAGGGCATTAAACTGACGATGCGTCAGGAAATCGATGCCCTGCGGGCCTTGAACTATATCGAAGTCCTGAATTTCAATGATTTCTATGTGACACTGAGAACCAACCTTGTTTCTTATCACGACGACATGTCCGTCTTCGACAGGATCTTCTACAGTTTCTGGGATTTTTCGGAAAAAGAGCAGACGGACGAACGACCTGACGGTCAGGAAAGAACGGCGCAGGAAGAGGCATCCGCCAATTTTGAAAAAAAACTGAAGGAAGAGATCCCTCTTGGTGATTCAGCTCACAACGGCGCGGACGAGGACCTCGAGGAATCGGAAGAGCCCACCTACAGTCCGGCTGAACGGTTAAAATCAAAAGATTTCAGTGACTTCGGTGATGAAGACCTGGAAATGATCAAGAAGGCGATCGCCATAATCACCCAACGGATGAAAGTCCGGGAAAGCCGCCGTAAAAGGGCCAGCAGAAAGAAGGATTTTTTTGACCTGAGACGGACTCTGCGGAAGAATCTCCGCTTCGGCGGCGATATCATCGATCTGGCTTGGAAGACCCGACGGATCAGCCGGACCCACATCGTGCTTCTGTGCGATGTCAGCGGATCCATGGAGCGTTACAGCCGCTTTCTCATCCAGTTCCTGTACGGACTCCAGCAGCGCACTCAGGGGAAGGTGGAAACATTCGTTTTCAGCACGCGCCTCACCCGGATCAGCCATATCCTGCACAGGATGAATTTCGAAAAGGCCCTGGTCAAGATCTCCCAGACCGTGGTTGACTGGTCAGGGGGCACAAAGATCGGGGAATCCCTGAAGATTTTCAACCGCAAGTACTCACCCAGTGTCATCGATCGAAAGACGATTGTCATGATCATAAGCGACGGTTGGGATCGCGGTGACGAAATCACGCTGCAGGAGGAAATGGCAAGACTGAGGCAGAACGCCTATCATCTGATCTGGCTGAACCCTCTCCTGGGCGGCGCACTCTACGAACCATCATGTAAGGGCATGGTTACCGCCCTGCCCTATGTCGATCAGTTTCTGCCGATCAACAACCTCAACAGCCTGATCGATCTGGGCAAGACCCTTTACCGGATCAGTTGA
- a CDS encoding thioredoxin fold domain-containing protein: MEKIEWSADITGAHARSTAENKPLFLFFCSPGCYFCQKMEMDAYTHDKVVALFGKGLRSVRISPDNPVWFKRYHVKFTPTCLLLNPEGNEAERLIGFLEPDGLMAFLLLGLSKAYYDMGCLEEGRECVETLTRDYPESAQAPEGFFLRGIYRYHADEDREHFKEAFEILQERYRDSIWVKRARLLYLYPCGLFRWQTYRQQKGDFWDKDD; this comes from the coding sequence ATGGAAAAGATAGAGTGGTCCGCCGATATTACTGGAGCGCATGCCCGGAGCACGGCGGAAAACAAACCCCTGTTTCTCTTTTTCTGCTCGCCCGGCTGCTATTTCTGCCAGAAAATGGAGATGGATGCCTACACGCATGACAAGGTTGTGGCCCTGTTCGGGAAAGGGCTCCGGAGCGTCCGCATTTCCCCGGATAATCCCGTTTGGTTCAAAAGATACCATGTCAAGTTTACCCCCACATGCCTTCTGCTGAATCCGGAAGGAAATGAGGCGGAACGCTTGATCGGTTTTCTGGAACCCGACGGCCTGATGGCCTTTCTCCTTCTTGGCCTTTCAAAAGCCTATTACGATATGGGTTGTCTGGAAGAGGGACGGGAGTGTGTCGAAACCCTGACCCGGGATTATCCGGAAAGCGCCCAGGCGCCGGAAGGTTTTTTCCTGCGGGGCATTTACCGATACCATGCCGATGAGGATCGTGAGCATTTCAAGGAGGCTTTCGAAATTCTCCAGGAACGCTACAGAGACAGCATCTGGGTGAAACGGGCCCGCCTCCTCTATCTGTACCCGTGTGGATTATTCCGCTGGCAGACCTATCGTCAGCAAAAGGGCGACTTCTGGGACAAGGACGACTGA
- a CDS encoding EF2563 family selenium-dependent molybdenum hydroxylase system protein translates to MTGGKARLFGDVRETVVLIRGAGEQATGVAHRLFKGGFKLCFTEIAEPLAVRREVSFCEAVYDGQKTVEDVTAVRIHDQADIYPAWEKGMIPLLVDPENRVRETLQPRVLIDAILAKHNLGTATTDAPLVIGLGPGFTAGRDVHIVIETNRGHDLGRLIFEGEAEPNTGVPGDIAGYGIERVLRAPADGIFHNIRAIGDRVEAGDVVAEVAGKPVKTVIAGVVRGLLREGINVTEGLKAGDIDHRSRRESCFTISDKARALGGAALEAILYALPMHMG, encoded by the coding sequence ATGACGGGTGGGAAGGCGCGTTTGTTCGGGGACGTTCGGGAAACCGTGGTTTTGATCAGGGGGGCGGGTGAACAGGCAACAGGTGTCGCCCATCGTTTGTTCAAAGGGGGATTCAAACTCTGCTTTACGGAAATCGCCGAGCCTCTGGCGGTCAGGCGGGAGGTTTCATTTTGCGAAGCCGTTTATGATGGTCAAAAAACCGTGGAAGACGTCACCGCTGTTCGCATCCACGACCAGGCGGACATCTACCCGGCCTGGGAAAAGGGAATGATTCCCCTTTTGGTTGATCCGGAAAACCGTGTGCGGGAAACACTGCAACCACGGGTTCTCATCGATGCCATTTTAGCGAAACATAACCTGGGGACTGCGACGACCGATGCTCCGCTGGTTATCGGTCTGGGGCCGGGCTTTACCGCAGGCAGGGATGTCCATATCGTGATCGAGACAAACCGTGGTCATGATTTGGGACGCCTCATCTTCGAGGGGGAGGCGGAACCCAACACCGGAGTGCCTGGCGATATTGCCGGTTACGGGATTGAACGGGTCCTTCGGGCGCCGGCGGACGGCATTTTTCACAATATCCGGGCGATCGGAGACCGGGTCGAAGCGGGGGATGTTGTTGCCGAGGTGGCGGGAAAACCGGTCAAAACGGTGATTGCCGGCGTAGTTCGGGGACTTTTACGGGAAGGGATCAACGTGACGGAAGGATTGAAGGCGGGAGATATTGACCACCGGTCCAGGCGGGAATCATGCTTCACCATTTCCGATAAAGCCCGCGCTTTAGGTGGGGCCGCCCTGGAGGCGATCCTGTATGCGCTTCCCATGCACATGGGATAA
- a CDS encoding hydantoinase/oxoprolinase family protein, translating to MIIGIDVGGTHTDAVLLKDRRLFKKVKIETRPDDLVSSLLEAADDLLAEEDGNEIERVTVSTTLATNAIVQKKTDRVAMAVSTGPGLGASQLPGFDNLYFLSGYINHRGMEVARLQPGELEEIRDDITRKGIRLAGVVGKFSSRNPLHEIQIADLLKEKVDHVSLGHRMSGNLNFPRRMATAYLNAAVWPLHRHFVHDVQQFIAERGIKAPVYILKADGGTFSLAASEFSPCQTILSGPAASVMGTLHVLAPDEDAVVLDIGSTTTDIALFARGVPLLEPLGVTLGGYRTLIRGLRTRSIGIGGDSAVTLSDNGLAIGPDRKGPAAAMGGPAPTPTDAMIVSGRLAIGRREGAVQALHSLAEPLGKTVTEVAEAIFNLTCNSIAQAVRDTIEEVNRRPVYTIHELLEGKTLSPRAIYVVGGPAGIMASPIAERLSFVPHVPGYAEVANAVGAALARTTAEVTLLADTERGILTFGEEGLTMTISSDFTREEAMALAREKLRERALDIGADPVGLAVEITEDQVFPMVRDFYTTGKNIRVKAQIKPGLLFYPELGVPI from the coding sequence TTGATTATCGGCATTGACGTGGGCGGCACCCACACGGACGCGGTCCTGCTCAAGGATCGACGCCTTTTTAAGAAGGTCAAGATCGAAACCCGTCCGGACGATCTGGTCTCATCCTTGCTGGAAGCCGCAGATGACCTCCTGGCTGAGGAGGACGGCAACGAGATCGAGCGCGTTACCGTCAGCACAACCCTGGCCACAAACGCTATCGTCCAGAAAAAGACGGACCGGGTCGCCATGGCCGTCTCGACGGGTCCGGGTCTTGGGGCGTCGCAATTGCCCGGATTCGACAACCTTTATTTCCTGTCGGGATATATAAACCATCGGGGTATGGAAGTGGCCCGTCTTCAACCCGGAGAGCTGGAGGAGATTAGAGACGACATCACAAGGAAGGGAATCCGCCTGGCCGGGGTCGTCGGCAAGTTTTCCTCACGGAATCCCCTGCACGAAATTCAGATCGCCGACTTACTGAAAGAAAAGGTGGACCATGTCTCCCTCGGCCACCGCATGTCGGGAAATCTTAATTTTCCCCGACGCATGGCGACCGCTTATTTGAACGCCGCGGTCTGGCCACTCCACCGGCATTTTGTCCATGACGTGCAACAGTTCATCGCGGAACGCGGCATCAAGGCGCCGGTTTATATCCTGAAGGCCGATGGCGGCACCTTTAGCCTGGCCGCCTCCGAATTCTCTCCCTGTCAGACCATCCTCTCGGGTCCGGCGGCCAGCGTGATGGGGACCTTGCATGTCCTTGCGCCGGATGAGGATGCGGTCGTTCTGGATATCGGGAGCACCACGACGGATATCGCGCTGTTCGCGAGAGGAGTCCCCCTGCTGGAGCCCCTGGGGGTCACCCTGGGTGGCTACCGGACCCTGATCAGGGGACTCCGCACCCGCTCTATCGGCATCGGCGGCGACAGCGCCGTCACCCTGTCGGATAACGGCTTGGCCATCGGTCCGGACCGAAAGGGACCCGCCGCCGCCATGGGCGGCCCGGCCCCGACGCCGACGGATGCCATGATCGTTTCCGGCAGACTCGCCATCGGTCGGCGCGAAGGGGCGGTCCAGGCTTTACATTCCCTGGCCGAACCGCTCGGAAAAACCGTTACGGAGGTGGCGGAAGCGATTTTCAACCTGACCTGCAACTCCATCGCCCAAGCCGTTCGCGATACCATCGAGGAGGTCAATCGCCGACCCGTTTATACCATCCATGAACTGCTGGAGGGAAAAACATTGTCGCCCCGCGCCATTTACGTTGTCGGCGGCCCTGCCGGTATCATGGCGTCTCCCATTGCGGAGCGCCTGAGTTTTGTCCCCCATGTCCCGGGGTATGCCGAAGTCGCCAATGCCGTCGGGGCCGCCCTGGCCCGCACAACTGCGGAAGTTACACTGCTCGCAGACACGGAACGGGGCATTCTGACATTTGGAGAAGAAGGCCTTACCATGACCATTTCTTCCGATTTCACCCGGGAAGAAGCCATGGCTCTTGCCCGTGAAAAACTCAGAGAAAGAGCGCTGGACATTGGCGCAGACCCTGTTGGACTGGCCGTCGAAATCACGGAGGATCAGGTGTTTCCCATGGTGCGGGATTTTTACACCACCGGGAAGAACATTCGTGTCAAGGCACAGATCAAACCGGGGCTGTTGTTTTATCCTGAATTGGGGGTCCCCATATGA
- a CDS encoding histone deacetylase → MTRRIKKTGLIFFPAFDWAISPTHPEREERLLYTQDQIFEEGLLDFDNIVEYKPGIATAADIDRTHICVPDSRAVTTDSHLISTGGAIQAARIVLDGHCDNAFALVRPPGHHAMKVVHGARGFCNVNIEAIMIDYIRRHYGPKRIAVVDTDCHHGDGTQDIFWHDPHTLFISIHQDGRTLYPGTGFHQEMGGPNALGTTINIPLPPGTSDEGFLHALNHAILPILEDFRPDLVINSAGQDNHYSDPITDMRFSAQGYAVLNEKLAPDLAVLEGGYSIEKALPYVNLGIILAMAGLDYSHVREPDYDRASLRQTPDISRFVEKSSETALQLWRERATLRQKLVGRNRSMTRRKHIYYDTDGISEEQVETVLVCEDCGGMLTIDSEADTGRRIFAVIVPYQTCPRCRKAGEEAFDQADRLRYTAVYFQDKDLDLYQVK, encoded by the coding sequence ATGACACGACGAATCAAAAAAACCGGTCTAATTTTTTTTCCCGCTTTTGATTGGGCTATTTCTCCGACACACCCGGAACGGGAGGAACGCCTTCTTTATACCCAGGACCAGATTTTTGAGGAAGGACTCCTGGACTTCGACAATATCGTGGAATACAAGCCTGGTATCGCCACAGCGGCAGATATCGATCGGACCCATATCTGCGTTCCCGATTCCCGCGCCGTCACGACGGACTCGCATCTCATCTCAACGGGGGGCGCCATCCAGGCCGCCAGAATCGTTCTCGACGGCCACTGCGATAACGCCTTCGCACTTGTCCGCCCTCCGGGACACCACGCCATGAAAGTTGTCCACGGCGCCAGGGGATTCTGCAACGTGAACATCGAAGCGATCATGATCGACTACATCAGGCGCCACTATGGCCCCAAAAGAATCGCCGTTGTCGATACGGATTGTCACCACGGCGACGGCACCCAGGATATCTTCTGGCATGATCCCCACACACTGTTTATTTCCATTCATCAGGACGGACGGACCCTTTACCCGGGAACGGGCTTTCATCAGGAAATGGGCGGACCAAACGCCCTGGGAACAACGATTAACATCCCTTTGCCACCGGGAACCTCGGACGAAGGTTTTCTGCATGCCTTGAATCACGCCATCCTGCCCATTCTCGAGGATTTCAGGCCGGATCTGGTGATCAATTCGGCGGGTCAGGACAACCATTATTCCGACCCGATCACAGACATGCGATTCAGTGCACAGGGCTACGCTGTTCTCAACGAGAAACTCGCCCCGGATCTCGCCGTTCTGGAAGGGGGCTATTCCATTGAAAAGGCCTTGCCCTACGTGAACCTGGGCATTATCCTGGCCATGGCGGGCCTCGACTACAGTCATGTCCGCGAGCCCGACTACGACAGAGCCTCCCTTAGACAGACGCCGGACATCAGCCGGTTTGTGGAAAAATCATCCGAAACGGCCTTGCAACTCTGGCGGGAACGGGCTACCCTGCGCCAGAAGCTGGTGGGACGGAATCGCAGTATGACGCGCCGCAAACACATCTATTATGATACGGACGGCATCAGCGAGGAACAGGTAGAAACGGTTCTGGTCTGTGAAGATTGCGGCGGTATGCTCACCATCGATTCCGAGGCGGACACGGGTCGGCGAATTTTTGCCGTGATTGTCCCCTACCAGACCTGCCCCCGATGCCGAAAGGCGGGGGAAGAGGCTTTCGACCAGGCCGACCGCCTCCGCTACACCGCCGTGTATTTTCAGGACAAAGACCTGGATTTGTATCAGGTAAAGTAA
- a CDS encoding 4-carboxymuconolactone decarboxylase translates to MSDEEIIRKRTQETAKKLFNGGVKMDPPYIMWKEFDRDLANEFSKFITGGLYSRTVLTLPERQMVACAILGAIRAADELKLHVNAALNVGCDPEKLTEVFFQMAPYAGMPAVNEALEVYRAVLRERGEWPLEKQGG, encoded by the coding sequence ATGAGCGACGAGGAAATCATCCGCAAACGCACCCAGGAAACGGCAAAAAAACTGTTCAACGGCGGGGTCAAAATGGATCCGCCCTATATCATGTGGAAGGAATTCGATCGTGACCTGGCCAATGAATTTTCGAAATTCATCACCGGCGGTCTTTATTCCCGGACGGTCTTGACGCTTCCGGAACGCCAGATGGTGGCCTGCGCGATTCTGGGGGCGATCCGGGCTGCCGATGAACTGAAACTACATGTGAACGCGGCACTGAACGTCGGTTGCGATCCGGAAAAATTGACGGAAGTCTTCTTCCAGATGGCTCCCTACGCGGGTATGCCCGCGGTCAATGAGGCCCTTGAAGTCTACCGGGCCGTTCTGCGGGAGCGGGGGGAATGGCCTCTCGAAAAGCAGGGGGGATAA
- a CDS encoding ABC transporter permease — MASDFWKRFLRNKMAAAGGVVVLFLFLVSLLAPWLSPYDPNAIDLHNILAPPSGAHWFGTDQLGRDVLSRMIWGAGISLKVGFVATGLAVLIGTVLGAVAGYYGRWVDTIVMRFVDIMLCFPTFFLILAVIAILEPSIWNIMIIIGATGWMGITRLVRADFISLKERDFVLAARAIGASDFRIIFIHILPNAMASVLVAATLGVAGAILTESALSFLGIGVQPPTPSWGNILTAGKDNIDIAWWLSLYPGLAILITVLGYNLLGEGIRDSFDPRLR; from the coding sequence ATGGCATCCGATTTTTGGAAGCGTTTTCTGAGAAACAAGATGGCTGCCGCCGGGGGCGTGGTTGTCCTGTTTCTTTTTCTGGTGTCCCTGCTGGCCCCGTGGCTTTCTCCCTATGACCCGAACGCCATCGACTTGCACAATATTCTGGCGCCCCCGTCGGGAGCGCACTGGTTCGGGACGGATCAGTTGGGTCGGGATGTTTTGAGCCGGATGATCTGGGGGGCGGGAATTTCCCTGAAGGTCGGGTTCGTCGCCACGGGACTCGCCGTGCTGATCGGTACCGTGCTGGGAGCGGTTGCCGGCTATTACGGCCGTTGGGTCGATACGATTGTCATGCGGTTCGTTGACATCATGCTGTGCTTTCCGACTTTTTTCCTGATCCTGGCCGTCATTGCCATTTTGGAACCGTCGATCTGGAATATCATGATCATCATCGGCGCCACCGGCTGGATGGGAATCACCCGTCTGGTTCGGGCCGATTTTATTTCCCTGAAGGAACGGGATTTCGTCCTGGCCGCCCGGGCCATCGGGGCCAGCGACTTCCGAATCATCTTCATCCATATCCTGCCGAACGCCATGGCGTCGGTCCTGGTGGCGGCGACCCTTGGCGTTGCCGGGGCCATCCTGACCGAGTCGGCTCTGAGCTTCCTCGGCATCGGGGTTCAGCCGCCGACCCCCAGCTGGGGGAACATCCTCACCGCAGGGAAGGACAACATCGATATTGCCTGGTGGCTGTCCCTTTATCCGGGTTTGGCCATCCTGATCACCGTTTTGGGTTACAACCTCCTGGGAGAAGGGATCAGGGATTCCTTTGATCCCCGTTTGCGTTGA